From a single Pasteurella atlantica genomic region:
- a CDS encoding sulfotransferase, translating to MKIITCTGYGATGSSVVSDLLKEFDVVKSYGDYEFRFISDPHGLRDLEYGLFENNNRCNTDYYIKQFVKYYTFLSKSWHYNYESHFNGKFKGISDEFIKQVVDEKWQGFWHQDIIDETPIRKFFYYLERFVQKKILKQQGVGKDRGAQYYNNVMYYAKPTSKEEFYKQVKNYTDKLVANMEFDKNCEFVVLDQLVPADHNETYLNYFSDLKIIVVDRDPRDLFVLNRNQYYFKWIPTEDVKQYCNWFRLLREHQKAEKKSDNVCYLNFEDFIYDYENTVKKICAFLNIDIDDWTKKGEFFNPNISIKNTKKWINCIEYKKEIEYIEENLKEFLVKY from the coding sequence ATGAAAATAATTACTTGTACAGGATACGGAGCGACAGGTTCTAGTGTAGTTTCAGATTTACTCAAAGAGTTTGATGTGGTCAAGTCTTATGGGGACTATGAGTTTAGATTTATCTCAGACCCTCATGGATTAAGAGATTTAGAATATGGGCTGTTTGAAAATAATAATAGATGTAACACCGATTACTATATTAAGCAGTTTGTAAAATACTACACTTTTTTATCAAAAAGTTGGCATTATAACTATGAATCACACTTTAATGGTAAGTTTAAAGGAATATCTGATGAATTTATCAAACAAGTTGTTGATGAAAAATGGCAAGGTTTTTGGCATCAAGACATTATTGATGAAACACCGATTAGAAAGTTTTTTTATTATTTAGAGCGTTTTGTTCAAAAGAAAATTCTAAAACAACAGGGCGTGGGAAAAGATAGAGGCGCACAATATTATAATAATGTGATGTATTATGCAAAGCCTACCTCAAAAGAAGAGTTCTATAAGCAAGTAAAAAACTATACCGATAAGTTAGTTGCTAATATGGAATTTGATAAAAATTGTGAATTTGTAGTTCTTGACCAACTCGTCCCAGCTGATCATAATGAAACATATCTTAATTATTTCTCTGATTTAAAAATAATTGTTGTAGATAGAGACCCTAGGGATTTATTTGTATTAAATAGAAATCAGTATTATTTTAAATGGATTCCTACCGAAGATGTTAAACAGTATTGTAATTGGTTCAGACTATTAAGGGAGCATCAAAAAGCAGAAAAAAAATCTGATAATGTTTGTTATTTAAACTTTGAAGATTTTATTTATGATTATGAAAATACGGTTAAAAAGATTTGTGCATTTTTAAATATTGATATTGATGACTGGACTAAAAAAGGTGAGTTTTTTAACCCTAATATTTCAATAAAAAATACAAAAAAATGGATAAATTGTATAGAGTACAAAAAAGAGATAGAGTACATAGAAGAAAACTTAAAAGAATTTTTGGTAAAATATTAA
- a CDS encoding glycosyltransferase, which translates to MKLSALLSIYHKENSKYFNIALESIWDKQTLKPDEIVLVKDGALTQELDKVIELWQEKLGKVLKVIALPKNIGTGGAKKVGVENCTGDYIAVVDTDDICTSERFAKQVDFLNKNAEIDAVGTWLSEINNDGEIIKEVVKYPLTNEELFEFFKKRDAIAHPTAMMRKEFLNKIGNYRSELHLAEDTLLWYYGYLNNCKLANIDYIGLLFRRDEGVYYRRANWEKSIGLLKFRLSKINRDLNYGIMADIYAIAYFLMSVSPSFVKKIAYKIFR; encoded by the coding sequence ATGAAACTATCAGCCTTATTATCAATATATCATAAAGAAAATTCTAAATACTTCAATATAGCATTGGAAAGTATTTGGGATAAGCAAACATTAAAACCTGATGAAATTGTTTTGGTTAAAGATGGTGCTTTAACGCAAGAGCTTGATAAGGTAATAGAGTTATGGCAAGAAAAATTAGGGAAAGTATTGAAAGTGATTGCATTGCCTAAAAATATTGGTACAGGCGGTGCTAAAAAAGTTGGAGTTGAAAACTGCACAGGAGATTATATTGCTGTTGTTGATACCGATGATATTTGTACATCTGAACGATTTGCAAAACAAGTAGATTTCTTAAATAAAAATGCTGAAATAGATGCTGTTGGAACTTGGCTTTCAGAGATAAATAATGATGGCGAAATTATAAAAGAAGTCGTTAAATATCCCTTAACAAACGAAGAACTTTTTGAGTTTTTTAAGAAAAGAGATGCTATTGCACATCCAACAGCAATGATGAGAAAAGAGTTTCTTAATAAAATTGGTAACTATCGAAGTGAGTTGCATTTAGCAGAAGACACCTTACTTTGGTATTACGGATATTTGAATAATTGTAAATTGGCAAATATTGATTATATAGGTTTGCTGTTTAGACGAGATGAAGGTGTTTATTATCGCCGTGCAAATTGGGAAAAATCAATAGGATTGTTAAAATTTAGATTGTCAAAAATCAACCGAGATTTAAACTATGGCATAATGGCTGATATTTATGCTATTGCTTATTTTTTAATGTCAGTTTCACCAAGTTTTGTAAAAAAAATTGCTTATAAAATATTTAGATAA
- a CDS encoding stealth conserved region 3 domain-containing protein has protein sequence MKIDFVLPWVNPMDKEWQKSKEFYSKQVNKDIEGSSARYRDMETLKYVLRSIEQNCPWYNKIYLITEGHYPEWLDLESDKLVLVSHSKLYFDKSHLPTFNSNSIEMNLLNIPNLSDYFVYLNDDLFIMKQTDISRFFVDGKVVDFLSHGWFARNELFDKIKPIGVWGYSVRKTLNLINKELGVGHLEYKHLFDKSYSIKEKISNFLMKYVYKKALRISHWHYAQPYTKKTLEKVYERFSSQMLETSTHKFRTKDDIMPYIYRYWHLLSGDFYPKNCNDAYKNISPVSLESLNDIISGIESDENIRFTCFNDNLKLSEDEYNKIKERLQEYLEEKFPQKASFEL, from the coding sequence ATGAAAATAGATTTTGTATTACCATGGGTTAACCCTATGGATAAAGAATGGCAGAAAAGTAAAGAGTTTTATTCAAAACAAGTTAATAAAGATATAGAAGGATCTAGTGCTAGATATAGGGATATGGAAACATTGAAGTATGTTTTGCGATCTATTGAGCAAAATTGTCCTTGGTATAACAAAATATATTTAATTACTGAAGGTCATTATCCTGAATGGTTGGATTTAGAATCAGATAAGTTAGTTTTAGTTTCTCACAGTAAGTTATATTTTGATAAGAGTCATTTACCAACCTTTAACTCAAATTCTATTGAGATGAATCTGTTAAATATTCCTAATTTATCGGATTATTTTGTTTATCTAAATGATGACCTTTTTATTATGAAACAAACTGATATATCTAGATTTTTTGTAGATGGGAAAGTTGTGGATTTTTTATCACATGGGTGGTTTGCGAGAAATGAACTGTTTGATAAGATAAAGCCTATTGGTGTTTGGGGGTATTCTGTAAGAAAAACATTAAATCTAATTAACAAAGAATTGGGTGTTGGGCATTTAGAGTATAAGCATTTATTTGATAAAAGTTATTCTATAAAAGAAAAAATAAGTAACTTTTTAATGAAATATGTGTATAAAAAAGCATTAAGAATAAGTCATTGGCATTATGCACAACCATACACTAAAAAAACACTTGAAAAAGTATATGAACGATTTTCTTCACAGATGTTAGAAACTTCAACTCATAAGTTTAGAACAAAAGATGATATTATGCCTTATATTTATCGTTATTGGCATTTATTAAGCGGTGATTTTTATCCTAAAAACTGCAACGATGCATATAAAAATATCAGTCCTGTTTCTTTGGAAAGTTTGAATGATATTATTAGTGGTATTGAAAGTGATGAAAATATCAGATTTACTTGTTTTAACGATAATTTAAAATTGTCAGAAGATGAATATAATAAGATTAAAGAAAGATTACAAGAATACCTTGAAGAGAAATTTCCACAAAAAGCATCTTTTGAATTATAA